One genomic segment of Hordeum vulgare subsp. vulgare chromosome 2H, MorexV3_pseudomolecules_assembly, whole genome shotgun sequence includes these proteins:
- the LOC123430715 gene encoding protein CELLULOSE SYNTHASE INTERACTIVE 1-like — MQPPPATGDALAECLRLLAELPAAAASSPAFRRHWPSISTSVSSLSASLSHPAFPPSAPLLSPLASALQALLSVCGGPSLGHLHTVSLLSSSAASLSQLAADARLLVSPSPAGGEGDGSDSLLPRLRLGSAVSRAAALDSLAESVGSMPASHSAAAVSAVAAMLDSGDLLPASRDRAVSVLAAFASSDAGCLFLAQESGTVVPHLCRALESGGASAEQACVALEPLTASSRDAAAALSARGGVAALLVACAAGTPASQAAAAGVLRNIAAFPDLLPAFRDEGALPLIVQLVSLGTPRTQELALGCLQNLTASDGDEGQRLKVEAFQEGALGCVKDFLESCRGDGPGLAPAYGLLRNMSTFRYIAEIAVSAGFVSHVLAALGSERASTRTEAAMALAELCSVSSSSKARKEAGGAMPRLIWMLEAKSVGERDAAARALATLVVAASSHRKVFKKDEMGIVNAVQLLDPAVRGADKRFPVSLLLAVSQSRRCRKQMVAAGACGFLQGLLAAEVDGAKKLSECLGRGKMLGVFPRT, encoded by the coding sequence ATGCAACCGCCGCCGGCCACCGGCGACGCGCTCGCGGAGTGCCTCCGCCTCCTGGCCGAGCTCCCCGccgcggccgcctcctccccggcCTTCCGCCGCCACTGGCCCTCCATCTCCACCTCCGTCTCCTCGCTctccgcctccctctcccaccccgCCTTCCCGCCCTCCGCGCCGCTCCTCTCCCCCCTCGCCTCCGCCCTCCAGGCCCTCCTCTCCGTCTGCGGCGGCCCTTCCCTCGGCCACCTCCACACCGTCTcgctcctctcctcctccgctGCCTCGCTCTCCCAGCTCGCGGCCGACGCGCGCCTGCTCGTCTCCCCATCCCCCGCCGGGGGCGAAGGTGACGGATCCGACAGCCTGCTCCCTCGCCTCCGGCTTGGCTCGGCCGTCTCCCGCGCCGCGGCGCTCGACTCGCTCGCCGAATCCGTCGGGTCCATGCCGGCGTCGCactccgccgccgccgtctccGCGGTCGCCGCGATGCTCgactccggcgacctcctcccgGCCTCCCGCGACAGGGCCGTGTCCGTGCTGGCCGCCTTCGCTTCCTCCGACGCCGGGTGCCTGTTCCTGGCCCAGGAGTCGGGCACCGTCGTGCCCCACCTCTGCCGCGCGCTGGAGTCCGGCGGTGCCAGCGCAGAGCAGGCGTGCGTCGCGCTGGAGCCGCTCACCGCCTCGTCGCGGGACGCGGCGGCTGCCTTATCAGCGCGCGGCGGCGTGGCCGCGCTCCTCGTGGCTTGCGCCGCCGGCACCCCGGCGTCGCAGGCCGCCGCGGCGGGCGTGCTCCGGAACATCGCCGCGTTCCCGGACCTGCTCCCGGCGTTCCGCGACGAGGGCGCGCTCCCGTTGATCGTGCAGCTCGTCTCACTCGGCACTCCGCGGACGCAGGAGCTCGCGCTTGGCTGCCTCCAGAACTTGACGGCCAGCGATGGCGACGAGGGGCAGAGGCTCAAGGTCGAGGCTTTCCAAGAAGGCGCGCTCGGCTGCGTCAAGGACTTCCTGGAGTCCTGCCGCGGCGACGGGCCGGGCCTCGCGCCGGCGTACGGGCTCCTCCGAAACATGTCCACCTTCCGCTACATCGCCGAGATAGCCGTGTCCGCCGGCTTCGTCAGCCACGTCCTGGCCGCGCTGGGCAGCGAGAGGGCCAGCACCCGCACAGAGGCCGCCATGGCGCTGGCAGAACTGTGCAgtgtcagcagcagcagcaaggcgagGAAGGAGGCCGGGGGCGCGATGCCGAGGCTGATCTGGATGCTGGAGGCCAAATCCGTGGGCGAGAGGGACGCCGCGGCGAGGGCGCTGGCCACGCTGGTGGTGGCGGCAAGCAGCCACCGGAAGGtgttcaagaaggacgagatgggCATCGTGAACGCGGTGCAGCTGCTGGACCCGGCCGTCCGGGGCGCCGACAAGCGGTTCCCCGTGTCGTTGCTGCTGGCCGTGTCGCAGTCCCGGCGGTGCCGGAAGCAGATGGTGGCCGCCGGCGCGTGCGGGTTCCTGCAGGGGCTCCTGGCCGCGGAGGTGGACGGCGCCAAGAAGCTCTCCGAGTGCCTCGGCCGGGGCAAGATGCTCGGCGTGTTCCCCCGGACGTGA